The Candidatus Polarisedimenticolia bacterium DNA window GGCCGGAGCTGGCCAGCGTCTTCATCCTGGATTTCATCCTGACGGGGTTGCTGGCCCTGCCACTGCTGATCTGCCTGCCGCGGAGCCGGCGGGAGAAGCTGGAAGGGGCCGCGCGCGCGTCGCTCGCGTTGGTGGCGGTCTACCTGCTCTTCTGCAGCCTGAGCCGGGGGCTCGCGGGGAGTATCCTGGCCCGCGAGGCGGCATCGATCCACCCGCCGCCCGAGTTCTCCTACGTCTTCCCGGAGCCTCTGGGGCCGCACCGCTGGCGCGGCGTCCTGCGCCAGGGCAACACTTATCGACTCTACCTGATTCACTCTCTCTCCGGCAGGATCGAGCCGCGCCGCGAGCTGACCACCCAGCTCGGGGACCTTCAAGTGGAAGCGGCACGCGCCAGCCCGCCGGGACGTCGCGTGGAGAGCTTCTTCAAGGCGCCGGTGTGGGAGGTGGAGGCGCGCGGAAACCCGAGCGACATCCAGGTCAGCGACCTGCGCTTCGGCTCGCTCCTGCTGGACCGGGAGCCGGTCTTCGTCTTCGACTTCGAGGTCTATCCGGACCTCAGGGTGGAGGAAGCTCGTTGAAGCTTGTCGAGCTTATTTCCAGGCCACGAGATCGTCCGTGTATTCGTGCTGCGTCGTCTTGTGGAACCGCTTGACGCCCATACCTTGATCGTCGTACCACCATGTCGTGTAAACACCCTGCGTTCCAACGGGATCTTCGCGAACGCGATGCACCTTGACCTTGCGGCCGGCCAACGTCATCTCTTCGTCGCCCTCATAGGTGTATCGAATCTGCGAGGTCTCGATCACGTTCTGAGCCAGATAAGTGACGACGACGCTCTCGTTCACCTTGGGACGGGTGCGCCAGAACCAGAGAACGGTGGGGTCCCTGAAGGTGCGATTCGGCAGGGTCGTCTTGTTGATCTTCTCGTTGATGTGCTGTTCGGCGCCTTTGCTGCCGTAGCGCGTCTCAAAGCGGTTCCAACGGTTGGACCAGGCCCCTTCCTGCCACGATGAGACCGGCGTCCCATCCATCTTGTATTCACGCTGGCTGAAAAAGACGGAGCCGTCTGGCTGAATCGTGCGACTCATGAGAATGATCTTCCCTTCGGCGACGGTTCGCTGATTGAGAATCAGATGGACCCCCTTTTCCTCGGGCGCGACAGGAGCGAGCGTCCGGGTCTCGATGGAGATACTCGGACCGGTGGCGAGCGAGGCGAGCAGCGCCAGGGAGGCGAGCTTCAAGTCAGACCACATGGCCATCTTGTTCTTCCCGGGTCCGCCGGTGGATTCCGAGCTGGACGATGTCGCGCTTGAAGAAGAGATCGGCGGTCCAGTCGAAGGCGAGACGGAGCTTGCGCGACCAGCCGGGCATCATCATCCAGTAGTAGGTGCGCCACAGGAAATAGGCGAGGAATCCCGAGATCTTGAAGCCGAAGACCTCCGCGACCGCCGATCGGCACCCCAGCGGCACCAGCGATCCCTTCGACGTATAGCGGAAAGGCCGCGGCGTCCCACCCGAAAGGACCCGCTTCAGGTTTGCCGCCACATGTTTCCCTTCGCGCAGCGCGTGCTGCGCGGTGGGCGGGTAGACGCCGCCATCGGGGTTGGGAATGGAGGCGCCGTCTCCCACCGCCCAGATGTTGTCGTGCTCCCGCACCCGCAGGAATCCGTCGCATTGCAGGTATCCCTGGGGTGTCGTGGGAAGTCCCATGCCCGCGATGAGCGGGTGCGGCCGGATGCCGGCGCACCAGATCACCGTGAGGCAGGGGAGCTTCTCGCCGCCGGAGAGCGTCGCTTCTTCGGGGTCGATCCGCGCCACCGAGCTCTTCAGCCGGATCCCGATGCCGCGGCGCCGCATCTTCTCGGCCGCGTAGCTCGCCAGCGAGGCGTCGAGCGCCGGCAGGATCCGGTCGGCCATCTCCACCAGCGTCACGTCGATGTCCGCGACGGCGACGTTGGGGTAGCGCCGCAGCGCCTGCTGCAGGAAGACTTGCAGCTCCGCCGCCACCTCCACGCCGGTGAAGTTGGCCCCCACCACGAGGAAGCGCAGCAGCGCCCGCCGCCTGGCCTCGTCCGGCGCGGCGTCGGCGCGCTCCAGCATCTGGATGGCGCGGTCGCGAATCAGCACGGCGTCGGGGAGGCTCTTCATCTCGAAGCCGTACTGTCGCAGGCCTGGCACATCGGGCAGGCGCGTGACGCTTCCGAGCGCCAGGACCAGGTGGTCGTAGGGGATCTCGGAGGAAGAAGGCTCGCCCGGGACGCGCGCCGTGACGATCCGGCGGGCGAGGTCGACGGAGGTGGTCTCGGCCATCCGGAAGCGGACCTTTCGCAGGAAGGACCTCAGCGGTACGACCGCGTGGCGCGGCTCGAGGCTGCCGGTCCCGGCCTCGATAAGAAGGGGATAGAAGACGAAGTAGTTGTTGCGGTCGATCAGCAGGACGTCGGCCTGGATGCCATCCAGGCCACGCTGCAACGCCTGGGCGCAGTAAGCCCCGGCAAAGCCGCCACCCAGGATCACGATTCGCGTCACGCGCGTCACCGTATTCGGATAAAGTTCCCGCGGGAGCGTATCAGACCTTCCCCGGAGGCGCGACAGGATGCTGCCGATCGTTCTGATCCATGGCTACAGCGCCGAGAGCCGCGATACGAGCATGTCGTCGATTGCCGCGATCTACGGGACCCTGCCGCAGGCGCTGCGCCGGGCCTTCCCCGGCAGCGTGGTGGAGATCGACCTGGGCCGCTACCTGACGCTGGAGGACGGCGTGCGTCTGGACGACATCTCGCGCGCGCTGGATCGGGCGCTGCGCGAGGATTATCCCCACCTGATGAAGCGCGGCTTCCATGCCGTGACCCACAGCACCGGCTCCCTGGTCCTGCGCAACTGGCTGCGTCGTTTCTCGCCGCGGCCGGCGCCGCTGCAGAACTTCGTCCATCTGGCCGGAGCCAATTTCGGCAGCGGCTGGGCCCACCTCGGGGAGGGGCAGCTGGCGAAGTGGGCGCGGCGTGTCTTTCAGGGAGGCGCCGAGCGCGGCATGCAGGTCCTGCAGGCACTCGAGCTGGGCTCCGAATGGAGCCTCGACCTGCACCTCCACTTCCTGGAGGCGGGCAACGGCATGCTCGAGAAGCTCGGAGTGCGCGAGCATGTCGTGGTGGGCTCGCAGGCCGACGTCGATTGGTTCTCCTTTCCAATCCGCTATGCCAAGGAGGACGGCTCCGACGGCGTCATCCGGGTCGCCTCCGCCAACCTGAACTACCAGTACTTGAAGTTGGCGCCGACCGAAGACGCCCTGCAGCTCAGCTGGACGAAGGCCGCTTCGCAGGCGGACCTGCACCTGGAGAGGCGCGGCAGCCGCCAGGGGTATTACGAAATCACCTCCGCCTCGCGCCCCGGGGTTGGCGGGCGGGCGGAGGTGCCGCTCGCCATTCCGTACGCCTGCGCCCATTCAGGGGAGAAGATGGGGATCGTGACGGGAGAAGAGCCGCGTGAGCAGGTCCTCCGTCTCCTGAAGCTGGGGCTGACAACCCAGGGCGGGCGGAGCAGCGAGAAGGGAAAGCGTGCGAGGAAAGCCGGACTGCAGGATCGGGTCGAGGCGTTCCGCCGGGAAACCGAGGAGACCTACCGCCGTGTGCGGCAAGAGAAGCCGCCCTCCTGGTGGCTCAAGTGGCTGGACAATCCCAAAGGCCAGTACGACCGCCATGCCCAGGTGATCTTCCGGGTGCGCGACCAGGACGGCCATCCCG harbors:
- a CDS encoding metal-dependent hydrolase, with translation MDNVTHTLSGVVLAHACYRRRLGPRAVPILAVAANLPDLDAVVMLSGDPRAVLLRRTFGHSLLLLPFWILLGVPLLRRLAPKLGFREVLALVAAGVGLHLLLDLVNSFGVVLLWPLSDWRPELASVFILDFILTGLLALPLLICLPRSRREKLEGAARASLALVAVYLLFCSLSRGLAGSILAREAASIHPPPEFSYVFPEPLGPHRWRGVLRQGNTYRLYLIHSLSGRIEPRRELTTQLGDLQVEAARASPPGRRVESFFKAPVWEVEARGNPSDIQVSDLRFGSLLLDREPVFVFDFEVYPDLRVEEAR
- a CDS encoding NAD(P)/FAD-dependent oxidoreductase, giving the protein MTRIVILGGGFAGAYCAQALQRGLDGIQADVLLIDRNNYFVFYPLLIEAGTGSLEPRHAVVPLRSFLRKVRFRMAETTSVDLARRIVTARVPGEPSSSEIPYDHLVLALGSVTRLPDVPGLRQYGFEMKSLPDAVLIRDRAIQMLERADAAPDEARRRALLRFLVVGANFTGVEVAAELQVFLQQALRRYPNVAVADIDVTLVEMADRILPALDASLASYAAEKMRRRGIGIRLKSSVARIDPEEATLSGGEKLPCLTVIWCAGIRPHPLIAGMGLPTTPQGYLQCDGFLRVREHDNIWAVGDGASIPNPDGGVYPPTAQHALREGKHVAANLKRVLSGGTPRPFRYTSKGSLVPLGCRSAVAEVFGFKISGFLAYFLWRTYYWMMMPGWSRKLRLAFDWTADLFFKRDIVQLGIHRRTREEQDGHVV